TTTTATGACAAAAAAccctttccaaaaaaaaaagaagaggaaaaaagataAAGTTGTCCACCACAGTGCGTTTAACTACCTACCAGAGGGGAAATTACATATCTCTAAAACATGACACaagcaaaaacagaaaaaaaggcatttAAGGCACAAAGGATATGCAGTTACTCCCCTTCTCATTCATTCCATTCACTTTTCATTCACAGTGCTGTGACACATTGTTGGCTTGTTCCGACTGGTGATTCAGACATCAACACTGTGAAACAGCTCCTGGGTAGAGGAACGCTGGGCAACAGGGGCTACTGCTGGTGAATGGTGACCTTGGAGGGCAGTATCTTCATGGGGGTACTGTGCAGATTGGGCCCGAACAGCGGCCACACCCTGTTGGGGAACTTGTCAGTGTAGGTAATGAGGTGGCGGCCGTTGACCTTGTCCCAGAAGGACACCTGGCCCTTGTCCATATTGAGCTTGATCCGTATGGTCTCGGGCCGGCGGTCCACTTTCAGCTCGGTGCGTGGCGAGGTCAGACCGCTGTACACGCCCTTGCTAAGGCCGATGGTCCACACGCCGCCATTGGTAGTGACGGTGAACCTGCGCTTGCGCACCACCGACTCCTTGCAGATGCCCAGGACCCACTTAGGGTTGTCGCCCACGTACACGTCCCAGCGGTGCCGCCCGGCGCcgaagccctcagagcccagcaCGAACACACAGGGGTCGAAGCGCTCTGGGTTGTCTGGGAAGGCTTGGCGCTCCTTGCTCTCCATCACACTGCTGAAGTCAGGACTAATGCGCAGCCAGGGCGAGATGGTGTTTGGGTCCATGATCACGGGCACTGATGATGGAAGAAACAtgtacagtgaaacacacatggaattgaatgatgtttttttttgcattaggCAGAGTATATATgacaaaggaagaaaagaatgcCCTGTTTTGGAGGACATCTCTGTGTCCTTTCAGAATGTATTTGGCAAAGTAATCTACATCCATGACAATCAGGCAATGCCTTTGGTGTCAAATATTCCAATGTCCACTGAACATTATATTGATAATCATAATATGTTAAAGACCGCCACATAAACACTTTTAACACTTTTAAGATTTTAAGTGTACCAGGTCATCTTGTCCTATAGAAGATTACTTTCTGTTTATGAGGCATTTTTAacttaaattaaacttttaaactaaactaaactaaacttcaATTTAAGAGCAACCAGTTCCTTGCGTACCCCAATCTGTCTCGTATCTGACTTCATGTCAAGAAGGGAGACTAACTATACCAAACACACTCTATTCAGCTTCTAAGTTACTAGCAGCACAGCTGTCTCACTGTTCCCACCATTCCACACCAGCTCCAGGACTACTCACGGCACTGCACTTGGTTCTGCATCTTCTCCCAAATCTTGTAGCCCACAGCTCCGGTGTGCTTGGCCACATGAATGAGCTCAGCCGGGTCCCTCTGAGGGCCCTCATCTGTCCACAGTGCACTGGGACACACAGGAGAGCACATAAGCACAGTACTGACTGTTTGCCATGGGGTGGTTCTCATTTTACAGGGTTTACCGCTAAGTAGGACTCATCCATCAAATATAACAAATGGGGGCACAGATTCATAGTGTAATGCATATATAATAGTCTGATATCAGAATTACAGGTAAACACAAGAGGTATGGTATGGGAGTGCAAACACTGTGGTACATACCGATGCTTCAGTTTGTTGAAGTTCTGAAAATTAAAAGAAGAAccatgaaaaaaacaacaacattcaacATTGTTCAGATTGAAACTTCCATAGAACTCAACAGACAGAGACTCAGTTTAATGCGCAGCTGCTGACTTCTAGTGGAAGGCTGGCATAATACCAACAGAACATTGGTCATTCGTAGTCATGTGCGTTTGCCTTACCAGGAGAAAGTCCAGGTCCTCGCCCCCCATCTCCTTCCTGACGTTATTGATGAGATCATTTAGACTGGCGAGGTCTTTGGCCAGAATGTCCACCTTCTCTTTGACAGCCTGCTTCTTttgttcctcctctttcttcaggGCCTGGATCCGCGACTCCTCATCCTGGTTGAGGGACTCACGTAGGCGATCAAACTCCTGCCTGATCAGCTTCTCCGCtgtctctgattggtcctgagggaggagaaagaacaGGACAACAGGCTTTGAAAGGCAGAAGCTGAAACTGAGGCGTTATACCTTTTAAATATCTAAAACTCAATCATTGAGGTGTTTTGAAGATGTTTACTAATTTGACCTCTGAATATAACTGGTCTGGCAGCCTACAGCCATATATTGCATAACAGATGGTAAAGTAAATTACTTTATGATCTCTTACATCTGTGTGATTGAGTTGAAATACTTGTATTACCTGTATGAAGGAAATTGTATTCTCATATCGCCTTTTCATCCTTTTGAAAGAGTCCACTTTGTCCTCCAAGATGTTAATTTTTATGTTCAACTCGCCCTACAGGAAACAAAACGGTTTAGAACAGGACAAAGATCTTGTCTTTGTTTCAACACTGACAACAACATTATATGTAAATCAGATACATACAGATcagccttggtgtgtgtgtgtgtgtgtgtgtgtgtgtgtgtgtgtgtaaccatagatatatatgtcGAAGTGTgtaactgcttgctgagacacgCACTTCATGAGGTCAAAGTTCAGTACACTACGTGCAGTAGTCCGCATGCGTGATAACGCTTACAGTCATACCTTGCTAAAGTTTTACAGTTTAACGAAGAGTAGTCAAATAAAGCTCCACAGTagctacacgtacacacaacacaaattcTGAATAGCTTGACCTGTCATTGCCTCACCTTACAAATCGGGATCCCCTGGTCCAGTGGAATAAGCTTGTGCCCGCAGTGAAGCGGCAAACACTCCGTGCACACAGGTATCTCGTCCTTTTCGCAAAAGAGTGCAAAATCGCGATTGTGAAGACCACACACCATCTTCGGAGCTTCGGAACCAAACCATCCTTTCTGCCTCTGATAGGATTCGCAAGCAGCATTCAAAGAGCGGTTAGGTATGGGCTGCTCGTTGTTGCAGTTGTTCCTACAGACCGGGCACTCCCTCCTCGTTTTATTCTTCCAGGCCTGGTCCAAGCAGTCTTTACAGAAGCTGTGCGTACAGGACAACAGTACTGGGTTCGTGAAGATACTCTTACATATAGGGCAAGTTAAATCTTCTTCCAGTGGAGATGGCCTGTCTGTAATGTCATCTTGATCAGCCATGGTTCCAAATGTTTAGGCTACGGTATTATTGGTAGCCTACGTTCGCACACGTTTTACTTTCGCTTTCAATAGATCGCGTTTAACAACTTTTCTGTTCCTTATGAAGTTTGCCGAATCGTTTATATTTAGCACTTACATATGCAGAACATATGTATGTATTGGACTACTGTAGAATGTTCTACGCTACTTACTTCGCCTGACTTCCTGCTTCTCAGAAATGAGGATGTGAGATCATCTCAGAGGCTGTATGTATCTCTGCATGTGCTGCCCTCTGTTGGGATTTTATTTCGATGCTTTAATAATTAACCTCAGTCACAGGTCTACTGAAATTGACGGTTAAAAGTAAAGTAGACTATTTTTAGTTTGAAGTGATTTTGGCGACTCTACACTATACGAGTGACGTAATTGAATATCATAAAATGTCCCCAAAATTATGCAAAAGCATTTTTTCCCAAACGAAAATTGTATGTGTTGTCACACATACAATAGCGTAATAGACCTAAGTGGTTGACTACATTCCTATTCAGTTCAGTTATTTAATTTCCTCGtttccttgtttttctttttgtcttttacaGTAGTCATATGTCACAAGCCCCTCTGCTgccatgtcatgtctcaccgcctgtcttggagagataaaggcatggatgagaAACCACTTTCCCCATTTCaacagtagcaaaaccgaagtccttcttgttggcactccacaccaggttcagtcatcctccaTAACTCATCGCACCTTCGACAGTCAGGTCatacccctctcctccacagtcactaatctaggagttaggtttgaccctcacctttaatgaccatataaaacacctgtgcaaaacctccttttatcatctcaaaaacatctccaaacttTACCCCTGCCAGATGCAGAGAGACTCgtccacgcctttatctcctcaagaaTGGACTACTGTAATTCGCTCTTCactgggatcactggcaagaacatccagaagctgcagtacatccaaaacagcgctgccaggatcctgatgagagTCCGGAAATTCGATCACATAACACCCATtctacactcactacactggctccctgtctcattccgtattgactacaaagtcctactACTCACCCATCAATGTATAAATGGACATGCACCCCCCTACCTACAAGAACTTATCACTCCCTAAACATCCAACCGCACCCTCAGATCCACAAACAGGCCGCTCCTGCGGGTCCCAAacaccaagctccgcaccatggccttttgctcggcagcgccgtGCCTGTGGAACaccctccctgaccacctaagggcaacacagacactggactgTTTTAAGACTGGCCtaaaaacctttttattcagaaaggcgtttcttactttttaaatgtattttattataggttgtttttaactatgttctcaATATGTACTGTGGTAATCTGAGATTCAGGTGAATGTAGAGTGcactataaattaaatgaattattattattatatgtcaCATTAAGCTTTCACCTGCTCTGCCTGAGCCTAGCTCTAAACACAGCAGTctatgctgtttgtttgttgattgttTTGAGACAATAAATCAGTCACAGAGAAAATGAAGACTGGCATTTTTGCTTTTATAAACATAGACATTATTGGTTTCATCTCAAGATAACTATGAAATTGGCTAGAAATATTGTGAAACGAATTTTTCAAAGGTCAGTGGTTTCCAAGTTTCAGTCGCAAGAAAATACTTCTTGAACCATTCACTTCCCATGCATCCAGTTGCACTCCTCGCTTACGATAGATCTGTGAATATGTTCggagctccacaaggctgtgtattgagtcccctgctctactccgtctacacatatgactgcaccaacacccatacttcaaatacagtttgcagatgacacgactgtggtaggacaaatcaccaacgaaaatgaaagtgcctacagagacgaagttgacagactgacaggatggtgtAAACAAAACAACCTGACActgaatgtcaaaaagacaaaagaaatcatagttgacttcagacggcaaaaggcgaaccctcaacccctcatcatcaatggtgaggaagtggagaggacctcctgctttaagttcctgggggttatgctctcagaggacctgaaatgggtgatgaacacaaccgccacagtcaagaaagcacagcagcggctctacttcttgagaatactgaagagaaacaacctgtctcccgagctgcttaagtctttttaccactgttgcattgaaagtgtcctcacataggcctactgtatcactgcatggtacGTCAACTgtacagacaaggacaggaaatccctcagtcaggtcataaggtctgcggagagaataattggacttccactgcctcccctggacgacatctttagaACATgctgcctccgccgagcatgtggcattttgaaggatgagactcaccccgcaaaccatctcttcaccctgctaccctctggcaggtgctaccgggccactacagcccgcacctccagactgcagaacagtttcatccccagggccatcacagaactaaataatcacacaactctcataccctccacccagcacaactgcactttttttagtggtttcACAAACAAATTTagttgtgtatctaatgcacaatgacaaataaagtctattctattctattctattctattctaaccTAGCAAGCACGAAAGAATACTAGTATAGTGGCAGAAGGGAAACAGAAATTCCAAGGGGAACTTTATTTGAGTGCTACCAGCCTTCTGAGCTGGACTCGGATCGACGTGCGGTTTAGATCTCCGGCTCTGTAAAGTTCTGTAAGAATCTATTCATTGGAAGTAGGCTACACATATATAAAAGTGAAAACTGAAATGTTGCTAGTTTTCCCAACTCAAACCATTGACACCAACAACACTGATGTTTGATAGTTTGTCTAATGTAGCCTAAATAACACTGGTTGTCTGCCTAATGactaaaattgaaaaaaaaaaatgtaaaccttTCAACAGTCCAAGGAATTATCTCGATGAAACGGTGATTTCATCAATACATTTCCATGCAGTTAACattattatgaattattattaatatggAATGGAAATACAGCTAATGTTGACCTCACCGGTTTTTGTCAGTAGAGGGCACAATTTTGTGGGTTTTGATAACGGCATTGTGATGACAACCAGCGCGCACTAACAAACACACGGCGCTGCAATCAAAGACAACTGAGTGTAATTGCTGAGAATTTATATTGTCTGCAAATTGGACGCACTAGGATAGAGAATCGGGCGCATCTGAGTCCACAATACACGATGCACGAATAGCATTATACAATTAACACGACGCTGGGTACATAAAATAATAATCTCAAATGTGGATAAGTGATTGGGCTGCTCACCCAGGTACCATTCCGAACACAGGCCAACGCTTGATGTAGGCAGGCAGCTTGTTGCTAGCTGAGCTCAGCAGGACTGTTATCCGTGGAGATTCAGGCAAGGTATTCTTGCTTGAACGGTGCAAAACGAGAGGCGGACGTATATTAGATCGTACACtggattataattattattattatttgaatacATGATGTGATTCATGTATCTGGCGGTAGTTGGACTTTACAGCCATGGAGATAAAAACATTGCATTTGGTGAGTAATGTTATATTCATAATGTCAACAATAGTGATGGGAACAGCTggtcgttagctagctagcatagttAGCTAGCTCTATCTCCACAATGTCCGTAAGACGTTTACTGCCATATCTCCGTAGTTGTGCGTGCAATTTGGTATGTGAACATTGGTACATTTAACTATTTAATTATAGCTCTACAGATAGTCACATTTTAATTcgagcaagctaactagctaggcAAGAAGGTCTGCTAGGTATGACATTTCTTGCTAccgtagctagctagcaaaacAGCTGGTTAAGCTACAAACGCTAATGCAAGCTAGCCGTTTAAAGAGACAGTGATGTCGACCAACGTTAACGTGGGCTAACCTAAATGTTCttagatttaaataaaatagcTTCCAGCAAGAGAAGGTTTATAATGTTAACCAACAACTAACTTTGATCTCTATTGCTTTGCACTGATCTGTTATTCCTGGAGGTAGCTTACTGTAAATCGTAGCCATCTAACGGTGCAATCGATATTATGCttaagttagcttgctagtgtATGTCCTGTTTTCATTATTCTGGCTGGGATGCTAACGGTAACTTTTACGTTGGTCTTCATCGTTATTATATTAACGCTGTCTTCTGCTGTTGTTGAGTGATTTGCAAGTTGTCTTAGCTGTATTAACAAGCTTAGATCAGGATCACAATTTTAGCTGTCAAACGATGTAAATCATACAAATCAAGGTATTTTATACATCTGTTCCTATATCACGTGCCCTTGCCCCCCATTACAATAAGAACGGCAAGGACTTCGATACCAAAACATTGGGTTAATGCAACACGGCTATGTATGCTAAAATGACTGGGCTTATGGTGTATCTCTCTCTACGTTTGTGACCACTGTTGGACGTGTCGGTGTGTTATTATAACATATAATATGAGATATTATAAGATATAATATGGTGGttaacatttcatttatttattgcaaCTGCGCCTGCCGTTGATTTGCTACGGCGGTTTTCTTAATGAAGACATAACAACTTTTACAACACTTTTAGGTCTCAAAAGTCCATTTGGCCAAAACTGGCCTTTACAATACTAACacgttttcctttctttctgaaGGTTGCTAGCCTGTGAACCAACTTCCTCTGGCA
The DNA window shown above is from Clupea harengus chromosome 11, Ch_v2.0.2, whole genome shotgun sequence and carries:
- the LOC105910627 gene encoding E3 ubiquitin-protein ligase TRIM35-like encodes the protein MADQDDITDRPSPLEEDLTCPICKSIFTNPVLLSCTHSFCKDCLDQAWKNKTRRECPVCRNNCNNEQPIPNRSLNAACESYQRQKGWFGSEAPKMVCGLHNRDFALFCEKDEIPVCTECLPLHCGHKLIPLDQGIPICKGELNIKINILEDKVDSFKRMKRRYENTISFIQDQSETAEKLIRQEFDRLRESLNQDEESRIQALKKEEEQKKQAVKEKVDILAKDLASLNDLINNVRKEMGGEDLDFLLNFNKLKHRALWTDEGPQRDPAELIHVAKHTGAVGYKIWEKMQNQVQCLPVIMDPNTISPWLRISPDFSSVMESKERQAFPDNPERFDPCVFVLGSEGFGAGRHRWDVYVGDNPKWVLGICKESVVRKRRFTVTTNGGVWTIGLSKGVYSGLTSPRTELKVDRRPETIRIKLNMDKGQVSFWDKVNGRHLITYTDKFPNRVWPLFGPNLHSTPMKILPSKVTIHQQ